In Raphanus sativus cultivar WK10039 chromosome 5, ASM80110v3, whole genome shotgun sequence, the following proteins share a genomic window:
- the LOC108863273 gene encoding transmembrane 9 superfamily member 7 yields the protein MKGSSFRFYATLFLSFLFFSLSRAFYLPGVAPRDFQKGDPLYVKVNKLSSTKTQLPYDYYYLNYCKPSKILNNAENLGEVLRGDRIENSVYTFQMLEDQPCKVGCRAKLDAESTKKFKEKIDDEYRANMILDNLPVAVLRQRRDGSQSTTYEHGFRVGFKGSYEGSKEEKYFIHNHLSFRVMYHRDLESDSARIVGFEVTPNSILHEYKEWDENNPQLATCNKDTKNLIQSTTVPQEVEQGKEIVFTYDVSFKESEIKWASRWDTYLLMNDDQIHWFSIINSLMIVLFLSGMVAMIMMRTLYKDISNYNQLETQDEAQEETGWKLVHGDVFRPPVNSGLLCVYVGTGVQIFGMSLVTMMFALLGFLSPSNRGGLMTAMVLLWVFMGIFAGYSSSRLHKMFKGDKWKRMTLKTAFMFPGILFAIFFVLNGLIWGEQSSGAIPFGTMFALFCLWFGISVPLVFVGSYLGYKKPGIEDPVKTNKIPRQVPEQPWYMRPVFSILIGGILPFGAVFIELFFILTSIWLNQFYYIFGFLFIVFLILIVTCAEITVVLCYFQLCSEDYNWWWRAYLTAGSSAFYLFLYSIFYFFTKLEITKLVSGMLYFGYMIIISYAFFVLTGTIGFYACFWFVRKIYSSVKID from the exons ATTGTCTTCTACCAAGACCCAACTTCCTTATGACTACTACTATCTGAATTACTGTAAGCCTAGTAAGATCTTGAACAATGCTGAGAATCTTGGGGAGGTTCTCAGAGGTGACCGCATTGAGAATTCCGTTTATACT TTTCAAATGCTGGAGGATCAACCTTGCAAAGTTGGTTGCCGTGCTAAACTTGACGCTGAGTCCACCAAAAAATTCAAGGAAAAAATCGATGATGAATACCGGGCTAATAT GATTCTTGATAATCTTCCAGTAGCTGTACTTAGACAACGGAGAGATGGGAGTCAGTCCACTACTTATGAGCATGGTTTCCGTGTTGGCTTCAAAGGGAGTTATGAAGGG AGCAAAGAGGAGAAGTATTTTATCCATAATCACTTGAGCTTCCGAGTTATGTACCACAGAGATCTAGAGTCTGATTCTGCTAGAATTGTTGGGTTTGAGGTTACTCCTAACAG TATCTTGCATGAGTACAAAGAGTGGGACGAAAACAATCCTCAGCTAGCGACATGCAACAAGGACACAAAGAACTTAATCCAAAGCACTACTGTCCCTCAAGAAGTTGAGCAAGGGAAAGAGATTGTGTTTACATATGATGTCTCATTTAAg GAGAGTGAAATCAAATGGGCTTCTCGGTGGGACACATACCTCCTCATGAACGACGATCAAATCCACTGGTTTTCCATCATTAACTCACTTATGATCGTCCTCTTCCTCTCCGGAATGGTAGCCATGATCATGATGAGAACTCTGTACAAGGACATCTCAAACTACAACCAGCTGGAGACACAAGACGAGGCTCAGGAAGAGACTGGATGGAAGCTTGTGCACGGCGATGTCTTCAGACCACCGGTGAACTCTGGATTGCTGTGTGTTTACGTCGGCACAGGTGTTCAGATCTTCGGAATGTCGCTTGTCACAATGATGTTTGCGTTGCTTGGTTTCTTATCTCCATCCAACAGAGGAGGACTCATGACCGCCATGGTTCTCTTGTGGGTCTTCATGGGGATATTCGCTGGCTACTCCTCGTCTCGCCTTCACAAAATGTTTAAAGGAGACAAGTGGAAGAGAATGACGCTGAAGACTGCGTTCATGTTTCCTGGTATCCTCTTTGCGATCTTCTTCGTTCTGAATGGCCTCATCTGGGGTGAGCAGTCGTCTGGAGCTATACCTTTCGGTACAATGTTTGCTCTGTTCTGCCTCTGGTTCGGCATATCAGTCCCGCTAGTCTTCGTCGGTAGCTACCTGGGATACAAGAAGCCAGGGATCGAAGACCCGGTCAAAACAAACAAGATCCCAAGGCAAGTACCAGAGCAGCCATGGTACATGAGACCGGTCTTCTCCATACTAATAGGAGGCATCCTACCGTTTGGAGCAGTCTTCATAGAGCTCTTCTTCATCCTGACATCAATATGGCTGAACCAGTTCTACTACATCTTCGGTTTCCTCTTCATAGTGTTCTTGATCTTGATAGTCACCTGCGCGGAGATCACGGTGGTGCTATGCTACTTCCAGCTTTGCAGCGAGGATTACAACTGGTGGTGGAGAGCTTACTTAACAGCAGGCTCATCTGCTTTCTACCTCTTCCTCTACTCGATCTTTTACTTCTTCACGAAGCTGGAGATAACAAAGCTAGTCTCGGGGATGCTCTACTTCGGGTACATGATCATCATCTCTTACGCCTTCTTTGTCCTAACTGGCACAATTGGTTTCTACGCTTGCTTCTGGTTCGTGAGGAAGATCTACTCTTCGGTGAAGATTGACTAG
- the LOC108859704 gene encoding uncharacterized protein LOC108859704, with the protein MSDGNGPRCLLSHPGHTHHSLSTEVNPVIRLGCFTCSGKYTVRHEDYVKYYCKTCGVEFHNGCHKRLRRITHPYHLQHPLTLFYRDPETGTVSNIIPDANPSEPDIYDEESDTSDQGQYQFVDIVPSRSDITFDKCTWCGKDFQGDWFYRCLICSFCLDLPCAEKAPPLTLANPKGHHHSLHFLPRPLLVPCDACGLVDASEPSYACLQCNYMSHQSCIDLPRVIKITRHPHRLHYIPYRSPMSSSCRICYKYVDVKYGQYSCNQEDCSYVVHSKCATHVNVWDGTDLEWEPEANETDEEDIASFKNLGNGLIDHFGHEHLLRLKKQDGVGDTVKKCDACVFPIVSPQFYHCGGCDYSLHEVCAGLPRKMDHALHNHTLFLDPSPPDNYAYMACSVCFRASTGFRYRCHKEGRCTRFWVDVSCISVQECFIHKSHEHHIFISTSYNSMDEIICKGCKKRCTGSHLHCTVCEYALCYPCGTIPDEIYYKYDKHPLTLSYGEKGSAGDIYWCEMCEKLLDPKEWFYTCDECCTTIHLQCIFGSSFFIKPGSIFGRHGGGFAEVFGNNSNTRLLCYSCNNRCTGSVYYEGYGHIYMFSYNNRLTYRIPFCSLHCLQKKMVGNRPCWCYCYVPYFVKHSLFSFEILRGSLSLVQCF; encoded by the coding sequence ATGTCTGATGGAAATGGACCGAGATGCCTTCTGTCTCATCCTGGTCACACTCATCATAGCTTGTCCACTGAAGTCAACCCTGTCATTCGGCTCGGCTGCTTTACTTGCAGCGGAAAATATACGGTACGGCACGAGGATTATGTGAAATACTACTGCAAAACCTGCGGTGTGGAGTTCCACAATGGTTGTCATAAACGTCTGAGGAGGATTACACATCCTTATCACCTCCAACACCCTCTCACTCTCTTTTATCGAGACCCTGAGACCGGAACAGTATCCAACATCATCCCCGACGCCAACCCTTCCGAGCCAGACATATATGATGAAGAATCCGACACATCTGATCAAGGGCAGTACCAGTTTGTGGATATTGTTCCGTCCAGATCTGATATCACATTTGACAAATGCACATGGTGTGGAAAAGATTTCCAAGGTGATTGGTTCTATCGCTGTTTGATTTGTAGCTTTTGCTTGGATCTCCCTTGTGCGGAGAAGGCTCCACCTCTCACCCTTGCAAACCCAAAAGGACATCACCACTCACTCCACTTCCTACCTCGTCCATTGTTAGTTCCATGTGATGCTTGTGGGTTAGTGGACGCATCAGAACCAAGTTATGCTTGTTTACAGTGTAACTACATGTCTCATCAAAGTTGTATCGACTTACCCCGAGTCATCAAGATTACGCGTCACCCACACCGTCTCCATTATATTCCGTACCGTTCACCTATGAGTTCCTCATGTCGGATTTGCTACAAATATGTTGACGTCAAATATGGACAATATTCTTGTAATCAAGAAGATTGTTCTTATGTAGTCCACTCTAAGTGTGCAACGCATGTGAATGTATGGGATGGGACGGATCTAGAATGGGAACCAGAGGCTAATGAAACTGATGAAGAAGACATTGCATCTTTCAAAAACCTAGGCAATGGCCTCATTGATCATTTTGGTCACGAACATCTTTTGAGGCTCAAGAAGCAGGATGGTGTTGGAGACACAGTAAAGAAATGTGACGCATGCGTGTTTCCTATCGTTTCTCCCCAATTCTACCATTGCGGGGGATGTGATTACTCTCTCCACGAGGTATGTGCTGGTCTACCTAGAAAAATGGATCATGCATTGCACAACCACACTCTATTCTTAGACCCCTCTCCCCCAGACAACTACGCATACATGGCTTGTTCAGTTTGTTTCCGAGCATCCACTGGTTTCAGGTACCGATGCCATAAAGAAGGACGTTGCACACGTTTTTGGGTAGATGTTAGTTGCATCTCGGTGCAAGAGTGTTTCATCCACAAAAGTCATGAGCATCACATTTTTATCTCCACATCCTACAACAGCATGGATGAGATCATATGTAAAGGTTGCAAGAAAAGATGTACCGGGTCTCATCTACACTGCACGGTATGCGAATACGCTCTGTGTTACCCATGTGGTACCATTCCTGATGAAATATATTACAAGTACGACAAGCATCCACTCACCCTTTCCTACGGTGAAAAAGGCAGCGCTGGTGATATATACTGGTGCGAGATGTGTGAAAAACTATTAGATCCAAAGGAATGGTTCTACACATGTGACGAATGTTGCACCACTATTCACCTTCAATGCATATTCGGATCCTCTTTTTTTATAAAGCCTGGTTCCATATTCGGTCGCCATGGTGGTGGATTTGCGGAAGTATTCGGCAACAACAGTAACACTCGACTTCTTTGCTATAGTTGTAACAACCGTTGCACAGGTTCTGTCTACTACGAAGGCTACGGTcacatttatatgttttcttacaACAATCGCTTGACTTATAGAATTCCTTTTTGCTCTTTGCATTGTCTACAGAAAAAAATGGTAGGTAATAGACCTTGTTGGTGTTACTGTTACGTTCCTTACTTTGTCAAACATTCACTGTTCTCTTTTGAAATTCTCCGAGGAAGTCTCTCGTTAGTACAATGTTTTTAG
- the LOC108859702 gene encoding LOW QUALITY PROTEIN: inactive protein kinase SELMODRAFT_444075 (The sequence of the model RefSeq protein was modified relative to this genomic sequence to represent the inferred CDS: inserted 2 bases in 1 codon) — MSRVLKRGKQASPVVSDGAKKVIVAVKASKEIPKTALTWALTHVVHPGDCITLIVVVPSHNSGRKLWSFPMFAGDCASSGHRKSHSIALPEIKSGLTDTCSQLILQLHDVYDPDKINVKIKIVSGSPCGAVAAESKKAQANWVVLDKHLKNEEKRCMDELQCNIVVMKRSQAKVLRLNLVGSPRKDAEKEARLPPTAGSEKHTKGSLDYERGLPVTPTSSSPELGTPFTSTEAGTSSVSSSDHGTSPFFTLGTSGYMKKDGALVIKENDDDSESDESQSLASTSMRFQPWISEYISTHRHSSQEVLEKFSKLDVEAGLSSSQRIDLPGPPPLCSICQHKGPVFGKPPRVFSYAELELATCGFSRANFLAEGGYGSVHRGVLPEGQVVAVKQHKLASSQGDVEFCSEVEVLSCAQHRNVVMLIGFCIDDSRRLLVYEYICNGSLDSHLYGRKRETLEWAARQKIAVGAARGLRYLHEECRVGCIVHRDMRPNNILITHDNEPLVGDFGLARWQPDGEQGVETRVIGTFGYLAPEYAQSGQITEKADVYSFGVVLVELVTGRKAIDITMPKGQQCLTEWARPLLEEYAVDELIDQRLGDRFVESEVICMIHAASLCIRRDPCLRPRMSQVLRILEGDMIMDGNYASTPGSXRSGRFLAEEYSSGQLTNYGCRIGSVKRQD; from the exons ATGAGTCGAGTACTGAAGCGAGGGAAGCAGGCTTCTCCTGTAGTATCTGACGGGGCTAAAAAGGTTATAGTTGCTGTTAAGGCGTCTAAGGAGATTCCAAAGACAGCCTTGACTTGGGCTTTGACTCACGTTGTTCACCCTGGGGATTGCATTACCCTCATTGTTGTTGTCCCTTCTCACAACTCAG GAAGAAAGCTTTGGAGTTTCCCTATGTTTGCTGGAGACTGTGCAAGTAGTGGTCACCGGAAATCACATTCTATAGCACTACCAGAGATCAAGAGTGGTCTCACTGACACTTGTTCCCAACTGATTCTCCAGCTTCATGATGTCTATGATCCTGATAAG ataaatgtGAAGATTAAGATTGTTTCTGGATCACCCTGTGGAGCAGTTGCTGCTGAGTCTAAGAAAGCACAAGCAAACTGGGTTGTACTAGACAA ACACCTCAAGAACGAAGAGAAACGATGTATGGATGAACTGCAATGTAACATTGTGGTGATGAAGCGTTCCCAAGCCAAAGTTCTACGCTTAAACTTGGTTGGATCTCCTAGGAAGGATGCTGAGAAAGAGGCTCGTTTACCACCAACTGCTGGATctgaaaaacacacaaaggGATCGTTAGATTATGAGAGAGGACTACCTGTAACTCCTACTAGCAGCAGCCCTGAGCTAGGGACACCATTCACAAGCACAGAAGCTGGGACTTCATCAGTGTCTAGCTCTGACCACGGAACTTCACCTTTCTTCACTTTGGGAACGAGTGGTTACATGAAGAAGGATGGTGCATTGGTCATCAAGGAGAATGATGATGATTCAGAGAGTGATGAAAGTCAATCATTAGCGTCAACTAGTATGAGATTCCAGCCATGGATATCAGAATATATCAGCACTCATCGCCATTCATCTCAGGAGGTGCTTGAGAAGTTCTCTAAACTAGATGTAGAAGCTGGTTTGTCGTCTAGTCAAAGGATTGATCTACCTGGTCCACCTCCTCTTTGTTCTATCTGCCAGCACAAAGGGCCAGTATTTGGTAAACCACCGAGAGTGTTCTCATATGCCGAGTTAGAGCTTGCAACGTGTGGTTTTTCAAGGGCTAACTTCTTGGCTGAAGGTGGATACGGATCTGTTCATCGAGGTGTGCTACCGGAAGGGCAAGTAGTTGCTGTAAAGCAACACAAACTAGCCAGTTCTCAAGGAGATGTAGAGTTTTGCTCCGAAGTGGAAGTTCTCAGCTGTGCTCAGCACAGGAAcgttgtgatgctgattggttTCTGCATTGATGATAGCAGAAGGCTCTTGGTTTATGAATACATATGCAATGGTTCGCTTGACTCTCATCTATACG GTCGCAAAAGGGAGACACTAGAGTGGGCAGCACGGCAAAAGATTGCTGTTGGAGCTGCAAGAGGTCTTAGGTATCTACACGAAGAGTGCAGAGTTGGCTGTATTGTCCATAGAGACATGCGTCCTAACAACATCCTCATCACTCATGATAATGAGCCATtg gtTGGAGACTTTGGTCTAGCGAGATGGCAGCCTGATGGGGAACAAGGTGTAGAAACAAGAGTGATAGGAACGTTTGG CTATTTAGCTCCAGAGTATGCTCAAAGCGGACAGATAACTGAAAAAGCGGATGTGTACTCGTTCGGGGTTGTTTTAGTTGAGCTAGTCACTGGCCGCAAAGCCATTGACATTACTATGCCAAAGGGCCAGCAATGCCTTACTGAATGG GCACGTCCGCTACTGGAAGAATATGCGGTGGATGAACTTATAGATCAGAGGCTTGGGGACCGTTTTGTGGAAAGTGAGGTTATTTGTATGATTCATGCAGCTTCGTTGTGCATACGTAGAGACCCATGTTTGAGGCCACGCATGTCTCAG GTGCTGCGTATACTGGAAGGAGATATGATCATGGATGGGAACTACGCATCAACTCCAGGTTC GAGAAGCGGGCGGTTCTTGGCAGAAGAATACAGCAGCGGTCAGCTAACAAATTATGGGTGTCGGATAGGTTCAGTGAAACGCCAAGACTAG